CGCAGGGCGAACTGGGTGGTCAACGCCGTTCCGACAGCGCCGATGACCACACCGCCAACGATGTACCCGTAACTCAGGGCCGAGTAAATGCCTTGGGCCTCGCTTCCAAGCTCATGCTCGACGGCAATGCGAGCGATGTTGGCGCTCAGGGACACCAAACCGGCCACGACACCGAGCGGCCACACCATTCGCACGAGCTGCTGTAGGTCGGGCCACCTCAACAGGCCTATGGGGGGTAGAAAGGGGCGTCCGCGGCGCAGGTCATATCCAAGAAGTGTCAACAAGTTGACCAGTGTCACCCCAGCGGCAGCCACCGCCAGGTCGCGGGTCAGGGCAAAAAGCCCCAGGGGGAGCGCAGTGTTCAGTAGGCCCCGAATCAGCACTCCCTGCGCGATCCAGTCGAGATGTCCGTGGCGCTGAAGCTGGGCATAAATGAGTTCGCTCAAGCCCTCGAACAGCTTGGCGACCGCCAACGCGAAGATCACCCACCATTCGCCTCTATTCCAGAAGACGGCAGCCACAAGTGTGAGGGCGGCTGCGAGCGAGAGTGCACGCAACGTCGCGTAGGTGCCGAAGCTAAATGCGTCCTTGACGTCCGTCACCATGACGTTGCGCAGTTGCAGGCCCAACCACAGAAAAATAGGCCCTGTTACCCCCAGTGCATAGGCATACTGACCAACGACTCGGGGACTCGACCAGTGGGCCAGCGCCGAGATCAACGCGAACTGTGCCAGGTTGGAAACCAATGAGGCTGCGAAGGTCCAACCCACATCGCTTCGCAGGCGCTGAGGCGCCGAGTCCGGCCACACTCTGTTTGTGTCTGCCATGCAAGTTCAGGGGCCAACCTAGCACGTCCAACGGGGGCGGCTGTAGTCACACTTCTCAGTCATAAAACTGTGAGGTCGGTGCGATAGATTGGGCGCATGAAGAGTTTGTAAAGCTCACTGAGCGCCGCTACGTCCCCTAAACCGACAAAGGCAAAGCCTCCGCGAGGAGGTGACGCAAAGCCACAGAACTCATCTCGATGAGTCCGCTGGGTTACCGAAAGTAGGAACTGTGAGAAACAACAAAATGTGTGCCCTCGCGCTGGCTCTGTTGCTCAGCGCCTGTTCTCAGACGCCGGTGGTGCGTCCTGACATGACTTCGACTCCTCCCACGTCGGGCACAGCCAACGATCCGGCGGAAGTGTCGGCCGAGGTGCTTGCCACTCCTGACGAGGTGAGCACCGTCCAAGACACGCTCGCCACCTATCAGACGCGTCCCCTGCGCCCCAGCCTGCTTAGCAACGCTGTCAGCATTGATCCGGGGGGCACGCTCAGCGTAGCCGGGGAGAGCATGTTCCCCATGGGCTTTTATCATGTGTCTTGGGCCGGCACAGCCACACGCCGCCTCAAAGACATGAATGACATCGCTGCAATGGGATTTAACAGCATGACAGTTGCCATGCTCGATGCTGTAGACGACATTGGCCCTATGCGTAAGCTTGTGCAAGCAGCTCATGCCAAAGGTATGAAGCTTATCATACAAGACGTGAACAGCCAATCTGTGGCAGCCCTCCGAAATGAACCTGGAATTCTGGGTTGGAAGGTCGCTGACGACTGCCAGATCAACTATACCCCGGAACAAGTTGCGGCACGTGCTCAAGTGATCAAACAACTCGACCCGACTCGGCTGACTTACGCGAGCCTTGGCGTCAGTTTCTCAGACCCACGCAGTGCGTACTTCGGTACAACGGACGCTACGGGCAACCAAATCTACCCAATTGGTGGTGGCGATGGCCTCAGTGCCGTCTACCGGGCCATGAAAATTACGGTCCGCGAAGCGCTGCAAAAGGGCGTTATGCCGATCGGCAACGTCCAGAGCTTCCGTTGGAGCGGCCAGCGGATGCCGACCAACGCTGAGGTGTACAACATGACCTCGCAAGCACTGGGTGCTGGGGTCAAGGGCATCATGTACTACACCTATCTTGACGACAGCAATGACTTGAGCCCCCAAACCAGCCTGCGCACTGAGCTGAAAAAGGTGGCGGGGGAAGTGAAGCAACTCACCCCCATCCTTTTACACGGGGAGCGCCGGGAACTTCTCCTCAGTGACACCATGCACGTGGTGCAGTGGACCTACGAAGGCAAACGTTACCTTCAGGTCATTAATGTCGCTTACAAATCGATCACGGCGCAATTTAAGCTGCCTGAACGGGGTAAAGCCGCCCTCCCAGTTTTCGCCAACCGTCCTACTGGGCTCAAGCTCCAGACCGACGGACTTACCGTCCGGGGCAATATGGGTGCTCTGGCCGTGCACTGGTACCAAGTTCAGTAAAAACACGTCGTTTAGGGCCAATGCCAGGAGGTTAAGCGGGGCTGGGTCTGGGCTTCTTCCGGTAATTGGACATTTTGACTTTCACGACGCGCGGCTGGTGTCTTCGTCGGCGTTCTGGGAGAAGAAGGAGTTCAAGGTCGGCGGTCAAGTGCTCCAGTTGCTGCGGGACGCGTCCCGCAGCAACGACCCAAGCCGAAAGCCAGAAGTTCCGCATCAACAACAAGGCCAGACGGTACGACACGCGCAGCGGACTGACATCCAGGCGCTGCGCGATCTTCACCATCTTTGAGCGGACCAAGTTGTACACAATCAGCAGCCCATACAGTTCTTGTTGTATGCGTTCGGGCGAACGGGATCGTAACGCCTCCTCACGTTCCAGGGTGTGCGTCTTCAGTTCGTCGAAGCCAAGTTCCACTTCCCAACGTTGGTGGTAGAGCTTCACCAGTTCACGTGCTGGGTATCGAAGAGGATCGAGCAAGGACGTGATCAGGTACTGCCTGGAGAATCCTGGGCGGCGGTAGAAGATCACCCGAACCCGCATGGTGGCAGGCAGACCCGGGTTGACCTTGCGGGCCGGAGGAGAGAAGTTCACATCCACTTCGAGGTCGCTGGCCCGGTGAGTGTGGACGACCTGCCACGTCAGGTTTTTCTTTCCTCGTAACAACCAGAATCGGCCGGGGTGTTGGCTGAACTCGAATAGGCGTCTCCAGCAGGCAAAACCACGATCCATGATCAGCAGACTCTGTTCCGGTAACACGGGGAACAGCTCGTCGGCCAGCGAGAGTTCACTCTGCTGATACGTGCCTAACCGTACCGCCCGGAGCAGATGGGAGCCGAGATGCATGAGGGCGACCAAACGGCACTGTGGATACGCACCCTCACCACGGGTACCGCTGGAAGGAGAACCGAAGAATCTTCGGTTCTCCGGTGAGTCAGGGACGGGAAAAATCGTGCCATCAAGGCCAAACAGTTGTAAGCCTCGCCAAACTTCCGCTGGGCTCCGTCGTACAGCTTCATGTTCTGCCAGCAGTTCAAACAACCGTTGCAGAGG
This genomic interval from Deinococcus terrestris contains the following:
- a CDS encoding lipopolysaccharide biosynthesis protein, which encodes MGWTFAASLVSNLAQFALISALAHWSSPRVVGQYAYALGVTGPIFLWLGLQLRNVMVTDVKDAFSFGTYATLRALSLAAALTLVAAVFWNRGEWWVIFALAVAKLFEGLSELIYAQLQRHGHLDWIAQGVLIRGLLNTALPLGLFALTRDLAVAAAGVTLVNLLTLLGYDLRRGRPFLPPIGLLRWPDLQQLVRMVWPLGVVAGLVSLSANIARIAVEHELGSEAQGIYSALSYGYIVGGVVIGAVGTALTTQFALRFAQGDRAGFLGLTARFMLLSLGVGLLSLLAGWSIGPWALRLLFGEEYAAHHALFLWLLGAGTAGYVASALGFAMTGARRFGEQLPLFAGVTLLLYALCELWIPRYGLMGAAYANLGAFTAQLVGSAAIIMKAMRVDFVPADQQSET
- a CDS encoding IS4 family transposase codes for the protein NFVTGTTRSGFTQLWGTPAPGLSCWKRRSLATLLEGFPGAVPCDHLHLVLPDTGSIKSTSVTEARDRLGVAPLQRLFELLAEHEAVRRSPAEVWRGLQLFGLDGTIFPVPDSPENRRFFGSPSSGTRGEGAYPQCRLVALMHLGSHLLRAVRLGTYQQSELSLADELFPVLPEQSLLIMDRGFACWRRLFEFSQHPGRFWLLRGKKNLTWQVVHTHRASDLEVDVNFSPPARKVNPGLPATMRVRVIFYRRPGFSRQYLITSLLDPLRYPARELVKLYHQRWEVELGFDELKTHTLEREEALRSRSPERIQQELYGLLIVYNLVRSKMVKIAQRLDVSPLRVSYRLALLLMRNFWLSAWVVAAGRVPQQLEHLTADLELLLLPERRRRHQPRVVKVKMSNYRKKPRPSPA